A window of the Roseovarius sp. S88 genome harbors these coding sequences:
- the fdhF gene encoding formate dehydrogenase subunit alpha, giving the protein MSDTVKFTLDGKEVTAEKGLTIWEVAHGRGLVIPHLCHKPAPGYRPDGNCRACMVEVEGERTLVASCIREAADGMVVTTNSARAETARKMVIEMLVTDQPERAEAHDKSSHLWDMAEMNGVSDSRLPKLEKDRIPLLDDSHVAMSVNLDACIQCGLCVRACREVQVNDVIGMAGRGHDAYPVFDQADPMGESTCVACGECVQACPTGALMPASVVDDAQIGDSKDYDHEVKSVCAFCGVGCQISMKVKDGKIKYVEGINGPANEGRLCVKGRFGYDYIHHQHRLTKPLIRREDAPAKGLNVNPDNWQDFFREASWDEALDVAAGGLKGRGREVAGFGSAKCTNEEAYLFQKFIRQGFGHNNVDHCTRLCHASSVAALIENVGSGAVTAGFNDIKDADVAIVIGANPVENHPVAATYFKQFTKRGGKLIVMDPRGVGLRRFATHMLQFKPGADVSMLNAIMHLIVEEGLYDQQYIEAFTENWEAEKEHLAQFAPEKMEELCGIPAETLRAVARDFATAKAGMIFWGMGISQHIHGTDNSRCLISLALMCGHVGRPGTGLHPLRGQNNVQGASDAGLIPMFLPDYQSVTDDGVRSAFTDVWASGDFSNEKGLTVTEIMDAVHEGHIKAMYVLGENPAMSDPDVEHARDALAKLDHLVVQDIFITETANYADVILPASALYEKSGTVSNTNRTVQMLRPAVPPPGEAKEDWWIEVELAKRCGLPWTYTHPSEVFAEMAVNMRSLDNITWDRLENEAVTYPSLSPEDPGQSVVFGDAFPRPEGRARFTPASVIPPDDLPDADFPMVLTTGRQLEHWHTGSMTRRATVLDAVEPEANCSLHPSTLRQLGVEPGGMVRITTKRGSIEIMARADRAIAPDMVFVPFAYVEAAANILTNPAVDPYGKIPEFKYSAVRVEAADASVVAAQ; this is encoded by the coding sequence ATGAGCGATACAGTCAAATTCACACTCGATGGTAAAGAAGTCACCGCCGAGAAGGGTCTCACCATTTGGGAAGTGGCGCATGGTCGGGGTCTCGTGATCCCGCATCTCTGCCACAAACCCGCGCCGGGCTATCGCCCCGATGGCAACTGCCGGGCTTGTATGGTTGAGGTGGAGGGCGAGCGCACGCTGGTGGCTTCCTGCATCCGCGAAGCGGCGGACGGGATGGTCGTGACCACCAATTCCGCGCGGGCAGAAACTGCGCGCAAGATGGTGATTGAGATGCTGGTCACCGATCAGCCGGAGCGCGCTGAGGCGCATGACAAATCAAGCCACCTGTGGGATATGGCCGAGATGAACGGCGTCTCGGACAGCCGTTTGCCCAAGCTTGAGAAAGACCGCATTCCACTGCTGGATGACAGCCATGTGGCGATGAGTGTGAACCTCGATGCGTGCATTCAATGTGGCCTTTGCGTGCGCGCTTGCCGCGAGGTACAGGTCAATGACGTGATCGGCATGGCGGGCCGGGGGCATGATGCTTACCCGGTGTTTGATCAGGCCGACCCGATGGGAGAAAGCACCTGCGTGGCTTGTGGCGAATGCGTGCAGGCCTGCCCGACCGGCGCGCTGATGCCAGCCTCTGTGGTGGATGATGCGCAGATCGGGGACAGCAAGGACTATGACCACGAGGTCAAAAGTGTCTGTGCCTTCTGCGGTGTGGGTTGTCAGATCAGCATGAAGGTCAAAGACGGCAAGATCAAATATGTCGAGGGCATAAATGGGCCTGCAAACGAGGGGCGTCTCTGTGTCAAAGGGCGGTTTGGATATGACTATATCCACCACCAGCACCGTCTCACCAAACCTCTGATCCGGCGTGAGGATGCGCCTGCCAAAGGGCTCAACGTGAACCCGGATAACTGGCAGGACTTCTTCCGCGAAGCGTCATGGGATGAAGCACTGGATGTCGCGGCGGGCGGTCTGAAGGGACGCGGTCGTGAGGTGGCGGGCTTCGGCAGTGCGAAATGCACCAATGAAGAGGCGTATCTTTTCCAGAAGTTTATCCGTCAGGGCTTTGGCCATAATAACGTCGACCATTGCACGCGGCTGTGTCATGCCTCCTCTGTGGCCGCTCTCATTGAGAATGTCGGCTCTGGCGCTGTGACGGCTGGGTTCAATGACATCAAGGACGCGGATGTGGCGATTGTCATCGGGGCCAACCCGGTGGAGAACCACCCTGTTGCGGCGACCTATTTCAAGCAGTTCACCAAACGCGGTGGTAAGCTCATTGTGATGGACCCGCGCGGCGTTGGCCTGCGACGGTTCGCCACGCATATGCTGCAGTTCAAACCCGGGGCCGATGTCTCCATGCTCAACGCGATCATGCATCTGATCGTCGAAGAGGGGCTCTACGATCAGCAATATATCGAAGCCTTCACCGAAAACTGGGAGGCCGAGAAAGAGCATCTGGCGCAATTCGCACCTGAGAAGATGGAAGAGCTTTGCGGTATTCCGGCGGAGACTTTGCGGGCGGTCGCCCGTGATTTTGCGACGGCCAAGGCCGGCATGATCTTCTGGGGCATGGGCATTAGCCAGCATATTCATGGCACAGACAATTCGCGCTGCCTGATCTCACTGGCACTGATGTGTGGCCATGTGGGCCGTCCGGGCACAGGTCTGCATCCGCTGCGCGGACAGAACAACGTGCAAGGGGCGTCTGATGCCGGGCTTATTCCGATGTTCCTGCCGGATTATCAGTCGGTGACCGATGATGGTGTGCGCTCTGCCTTTACGGATGTGTGGGCCTCGGGTGATTTCAGCAATGAAAAAGGCCTCACCGTGACTGAGATCATGGATGCGGTGCATGAGGGTCACATCAAGGCGATGTACGTGCTGGGCGAAAACCCGGCCATGTCTGACCCTGACGTGGAACATGCACGGGATGCATTGGCCAAGCTCGATCATCTGGTGGTGCAGGATATTTTCATAACCGAGACGGCCAACTATGCGGACGTCATCCTGCCAGCATCGGCTTTGTATGAAAAGTCAGGAACTGTCTCAAACACCAACCGGACTGTTCAGATGCTGCGGCCCGCTGTGCCCCCGCCCGGAGAGGCGAAAGAGGATTGGTGGATTGAGGTCGAACTGGCCAAGCGCTGCGGTTTGCCCTGGACGTACACGCACCCGTCTGAGGTCTTTGCCGAGATGGCGGTGAATATGCGCAGTCTCGACAACATCACTTGGGACCGGCTTGAGAACGAGGCGGTCACTTACCCGTCGCTCTCACCAGAAGACCCTGGCCAGTCGGTTGTGTTTGGCGACGCCTTCCCACGCCCAGAGGGGAGGGCACGCTTCACACCTGCGTCTGTGATTCCGCCAGATGACCTGCCGGATGCTGATTTCCCGATGGTGCTGACCACTGGGCGGCAGTTGGAGCATTGGCATACCGGGTCGATGACGCGCCGTGCCACGGTTTTGGATGCGGTGGAGCCTGAGGCCAACTGTTCGCTGCACCCCTCGACTTTGCGCCAGCTTGGGGTGGAGCCTGGCGGCATGGTGCGGATCACCACCAAGCGCGGCTCGATT
- a CDS encoding NAD(P)H-dependent oxidoreductase subunit E → MALDDRNGVWKSGKGKGRHTPKGRQLTDQAWQEVRDLLGDRPRRRDLLIEFLHLIQDKYGHLSAAHIRALAEELRIAQAEIYEVATFYAHFDVVKEGDVPPPVLTIRVCDSLSCELAGAQQLKAALEDGMNPAHVRVLRAPCMGRCDTAPVLELGHNHIDHATVEKVEAAIAVGDTHAHLPEYEDFAAYKAAGGYTKLEEIRAGGDFEAIQQELLDSGLRGLGGAGFPSGRKWGFVRAEAGPRYLAVNGDEGEPGTFKDRYYLERTPHLFLEGMLIAAWAVEAETCFIYMRDEYPAVLDILAREIKALEGAGIVSEGYIDLRRGAGAYICGEESAMIESIEGKRGLPRHRPPFVAQVGIFNRPTLVNNVETLYWVARVLREGKEILSGVEKNGRVGLRSYSVSGRVKNPGVHLLPAGSTITDIIEASGGMLDGHTFKAYQPGGPSSGLLPSSMNDIPLDFDTLQPHGSFIGSAAVVVLSDQDSAKEAAINMLKFFEDESCGQCTPCRVGCEKAVKLMQADTWDQGLLEELSQTMVDASICGLGQAAPNPIRLTMKHFPEEV, encoded by the coding sequence ATGGCTTTGGACGATCGCAACGGCGTTTGGAAATCTGGGAAGGGCAAAGGGCGCCACACGCCCAAGGGCCGTCAACTGACGGATCAGGCCTGGCAGGAGGTGCGTGATCTGCTGGGCGACAGGCCGCGTCGCCGCGATCTGCTGATCGAGTTTTTGCACCTGATTCAAGATAAATACGGCCATCTCTCAGCCGCTCACATCCGCGCGCTTGCCGAAGAGTTGCGCATCGCGCAGGCTGAGATTTATGAGGTTGCCACCTTCTATGCGCATTTCGACGTGGTGAAAGAGGGCGATGTCCCGCCACCAGTGCTCACCATTCGGGTGTGCGATTCCCTGTCCTGTGAGTTGGCCGGTGCGCAGCAACTCAAAGCCGCTTTGGAAGACGGTATGAACCCCGCCCATGTACGCGTCTTGCGCGCGCCCTGCATGGGCCGCTGCGACACAGCCCCGGTGCTGGAGTTGGGCCACAACCATATTGATCATGCGACGGTCGAAAAGGTGGAAGCTGCGATTGCGGTAGGCGACACCCATGCGCATCTGCCGGAGTATGAGGATTTTGCAGCCTACAAGGCGGCTGGTGGCTATACCAAGCTGGAAGAAATTCGCGCCGGTGGTGACTTTGAGGCCATCCAGCAAGAGTTGCTCGACAGCGGCTTGCGAGGCCTTGGCGGCGCGGGCTTCCCCTCGGGCCGCAAATGGGGCTTTGTGCGCGCCGAGGCCGGGCCGCGGTATCTGGCTGTGAACGGTGACGAGGGCGAGCCGGGCACGTTCAAGGACCGCTACTATCTCGAACGCACACCGCATCTCTTTCTTGAGGGTATGCTGATCGCCGCCTGGGCGGTCGAGGCCGAGACCTGTTTTATTTACATGCGTGACGAATACCCAGCTGTGCTTGATATTTTAGCGCGTGAGATCAAAGCTTTGGAAGGCGCCGGCATTGTGTCTGAGGGATACATCGACCTGCGCCGCGGGGCCGGGGCCTATATCTGCGGCGAAGAAAGCGCGATGATTGAAAGCATCGAAGGTAAGCGCGGTCTGCCGCGTCACCGCCCGCCGTTCGTCGCCCAAGTGGGCATCTTCAATCGTCCCACTTTGGTCAACAATGTTGAGACGCTTTACTGGGTGGCCCGTGTCTTGCGTGAAGGCAAAGAGATCCTGTCCGGTGTTGAGAAAAATGGCCGTGTCGGGTTGCGCTCTTACTCGGTCTCGGGGCGTGTCAAAAACCCCGGCGTGCATCTGCTGCCTGCAGGCTCAACGATCACCGATATCATCGAGGCGTCGGGCGGTATGCTTGATGGTCACACATTCAAAGCGTACCAGCCGGGTGGACCGTCCTCGGGGCTGTTGCCCAGCTCTATGAACGACATACCGCTCGATTTTGACACGTTGCAACCGCATGGCAGCTTCATCGGCTCGGCGGCTGTTGTGGTGCTGTCTGATCAAGACAGCGCGAAGGAAGCCGCGATTAACATGCTGAAATTCTTTGAGGATGAAAGCTGTGGTCAATGCACACCCTGCCGCGTGGGCTGTGAGAAGGCAGTCAAGCTGATGCAGGCGGACACATGGGATCAGGGCCTTCTGGAAGAGCTGAGCCAAACCATGGTCGATGCGTCCATCTGCGGTCTGGGTCAGGCGGCCCCGAACCCGATCAGACTGACGATGAAACATTTCCCGGAGGAGGTGTAA
- a CDS encoding LysR family transcriptional regulator — MLSLKDLHYLTALARQKHFARAAEECGVSQPAFSMRISKLEEHLKTKIVRRGNRFEGLTPDGESIVRHALQILEDVERLEREFSAEPGDVTGVLRLGVVPTASAYAAKLTKALREANPGITVKIKSTSSMSILLGIEEGLFDAGITYTEAVDKASLEMQPVHEEEYVLLAPSGMVDPDQGDITWKEASQLPMCLLEPGMQNRRILDEVFHQVGVQPTVVAELSGLTAGVVMAISGAAATIVPRGVVESIGTLEAVEVHPLTEPVVRKSLSLVTPKRGPGLRTLQALRDAVQ; from the coding sequence GTGCTCAGCCTCAAAGACCTGCACTATCTGACAGCGCTTGCGCGGCAGAAACACTTTGCCCGTGCGGCCGAGGAATGCGGTGTGTCGCAGCCTGCTTTTTCCATGCGGATCAGCAAGTTGGAAGAGCATCTTAAGACCAAGATTGTGCGTCGGGGCAATCGGTTCGAGGGGCTGACGCCGGATGGAGAATCCATCGTACGCCACGCGCTGCAAATCCTTGAGGATGTGGAACGGCTGGAGCGGGAATTCAGTGCGGAGCCTGGCGACGTGACAGGGGTTTTGCGGCTTGGTGTTGTGCCGACCGCTTCAGCTTATGCCGCGAAGCTGACGAAAGCCTTGCGAGAGGCCAACCCTGGCATCACCGTCAAAATTAAATCGACCTCGTCCATGTCGATCCTGCTGGGGATCGAGGAGGGGCTTTTTGATGCGGGCATCACCTATACCGAAGCGGTCGACAAAGCGTCGCTGGAGATGCAGCCGGTGCATGAAGAAGAATATGTGCTTCTGGCACCTTCGGGCATGGTGGATCCGGATCAAGGCGATATCACCTGGAAAGAGGCCAGCCAATTGCCCATGTGTCTGCTGGAGCCGGGTATGCAAAACCGGCGTATTCTGGACGAAGTCTTCCATCAGGTCGGTGTGCAACCCACCGTGGTCGCGGAACTGTCGGGACTCACAGCCGGTGTTGTGATGGCGATCTCCGGTGCTGCTGCTACGATTGTGCCGCGCGGTGTGGTGGAGAGCATTGGCACGTTGGAGGCGGTGGAGGTGCATCCCCTGACCGAGCCGGTGGTACGCAAGTCCCTGAGCCTGGTGACGCCCAAGCGTGGACCGGGGCTGCGGACGCTGCAAGCTCTACGGGATGCTGTGCAATAA
- the bchJ gene encoding bacteriochlorophyll 4-vinyl reductase, which translates to MDDLVQPKIGADAILQTLDALSDVGGDILAQKVLEAAGLRHMLDQKLQEMVPQNIFLALVRAIENTLPRSQVDLVAVSSGRKTGDVLLEQYIPDMAQKLLHTLPPHVAGPLLLQALEKHAWTFAGSAHVHHLPGPPLQLVIKNNPMAVWGCLWQCALLENVFRSLISADARVWHMACCADHKPSCVYMIEI; encoded by the coding sequence ATGGATGACTTGGTACAGCCCAAGATAGGGGCAGACGCCATCTTGCAGACATTAGACGCGCTCAGCGATGTGGGTGGAGATATTCTGGCGCAGAAAGTCTTGGAAGCTGCAGGTTTGCGGCACATGCTGGATCAAAAGCTCCAGGAAATGGTGCCGCAAAATATATTTCTCGCTCTGGTTAGGGCGATTGAAAACACACTTCCCCGGTCTCAGGTGGATCTGGTTGCCGTTAGTTCTGGCCGAAAAACCGGGGATGTCCTGTTGGAACAGTACATTCCGGATATGGCGCAGAAGCTGTTGCACACATTGCCGCCACATGTGGCTGGCCCGCTTTTGCTGCAAGCGCTTGAAAAGCATGCATGGACCTTTGCGGGGTCGGCGCATGTGCATCATCTGCCCGGTCCGCCGTTGCAGTTGGTGATCAAAAACAATCCAATGGCGGTTTGGGGATGCCTGTGGCAATGCGCATTGTTGGAAAACGTGTTTCGCAGTCTGATCTCGGCAGATGCACGGGTGTGGCACATGGCCTGCTGCGCGGATCACAAGCCGTCTTGTGTCTATATGATCGAAATTTGA
- the idi gene encoding isopentenyl-diphosphate Delta-isomerase, with translation MKIMIPTWVGGDLVAVEKLEAHQKGLRHKAVSVFVMHGNEVLIQRRAMCKYHTPGLWANTCCTHPHWGEDPEDCAHRRLDEELGISGLKLRARDQLEYRADVGGGLIEHEVVDVFTAQVSERISVLPNPLEVMEVDWVDLDDLARLARKEQSKYTPWLKIYLSEHANQIFA, from the coding sequence ATGAAGATCATGATACCGACATGGGTGGGCGGCGATCTGGTTGCCGTCGAAAAGCTTGAGGCGCACCAGAAAGGGCTGCGCCACAAGGCTGTGTCTGTCTTTGTGATGCATGGCAACGAGGTGCTGATCCAGCGCCGGGCGATGTGCAAATACCACACGCCCGGTCTGTGGGCGAACACGTGCTGTACTCATCCGCATTGGGGAGAGGACCCTGAGGATTGTGCGCATCGGCGACTGGACGAGGAGCTGGGTATCTCAGGTCTCAAACTCCGGGCTAGAGACCAGCTGGAGTATCGTGCGGATGTGGGCGGTGGGCTTATCGAACATGAGGTTGTCGATGTCTTCACAGCGCAGGTTTCAGAACGCATCTCGGTGCTTCCGAATCCCTTGGAAGTCATGGAAGTCGATTGGGTCGACCTTGATGATTTGGCACGCTTAGCGAGAAAAGAACAAAGTAAGTACACCCCTTGGTTGAAAATCTACCTTTCAGAACATGCAAATCAGATTTTCGCTTAG
- a CDS encoding geranylgeranyl diphosphate reductase — MYDVVVVGGGPAGATAAEDLARSGHSVALLDRAGRIKPCGGAIPPRLIADFNIPDDMLVAKITTARMISPTGRKVDIPIENGFVGMVDREDFDEFLRERAAKAGAVRATGTYKRIERDIGVTKVIYRDKVSGNERELPCKLVIGADGARSNVARDEVEGGDRIPYVIAYHEIIEAPGAVGDYDPDRCDVVYDGRISPDFYGWVFPHGKSASVGMGSMVKEVDVKQATADLRAASGLDQCETIRKEGAPIPLKPLDRWDNGKDVVLAGDAAGVVAPSSGEGIYYAMAGGRAAATAATACLASGRVKDLRLARQMFMKEHKMVFRVLASMQNAYYRSDERRERFVSLCHDIDVQRLTFEAYMNKKLVRARPMAHIKIGLKNLAHLTRLVPTGFT; from the coding sequence ATGTATGACGTTGTCGTCGTCGGAGGGGGGCCTGCAGGCGCCACAGCAGCCGAAGACCTGGCACGGTCCGGCCATAGCGTGGCGCTGTTGGATCGGGCAGGGCGGATCAAGCCCTGCGGCGGGGCCATTCCACCGCGTCTGATCGCAGATTTCAACATTCCCGATGACATGCTCGTAGCCAAGATCACAACGGCCCGGATGATTTCACCCACCGGGCGCAAGGTGGATATTCCCATTGAAAACGGCTTTGTCGGCATGGTGGATCGCGAGGATTTTGACGAGTTCCTGCGCGAGCGCGCGGCCAAAGCGGGTGCTGTGCGGGCTACTGGCACGTACAAACGGATTGAGCGCGACATTGGTGTGACCAAAGTGATTTACCGCGACAAGGTCAGCGGCAATGAACGTGAGTTGCCCTGCAAGCTGGTGATCGGCGCAGATGGCGCGCGCTCCAACGTGGCCCGTGATGAGGTCGAAGGCGGGGATCGCATCCCTTATGTGATTGCCTATCATGAGATCATCGAAGCGCCTGGGGCTGTGGGCGACTATGACCCGGATCGCTGTGACGTGGTTTATGATGGACGTATCTCCCCGGATTTTTATGGCTGGGTATTCCCGCACGGCAAATCCGCCAGCGTCGGCATGGGGTCTATGGTCAAGGAAGTGGATGTTAAACAAGCCACCGCCGATCTGCGCGCGGCCAGTGGGCTGGACCAGTGCGAGACCATCCGCAAGGAAGGCGCGCCTATTCCATTGAAACCGCTGGATCGCTGGGATAATGGCAAGGATGTGGTTCTCGCTGGGGACGCGGCAGGCGTGGTTGCGCCAAGTTCGGGCGAGGGGATTTACTATGCCATGGCCGGAGGGCGCGCCGCGGCGACCGCGGCAACCGCCTGTTTGGCTTCGGGACGGGTGAAGGACCTGCGGCTGGCGCGGCAGATGTTCATGAAAGAGCACAAGATGGTCTTTCGCGTTCTGGCCTCAATGCAGAACGCTTACTACCGCTCGGATGAACGCCGCGAGCGGTTTGTGTCGCTGTGCCATGACATCGACGTTCAACGTCTGACCTTTGAGGCCTATATGAACAAAAAACTGGTGCGCGCCCGGCCCATGGCGCATATCAAGATCGGACTGAAGAACTTGGCGCATCTGACACGGCTGGTGCCGACAGGATTTACATGA
- a CDS encoding BCD family MFS transporter translates to MLGWGGILRLCLANAAIGGLSALPVNLFNRLMTVELALPALLPGFLVALHYAVQLSRPVWGHRSDAKGGRTPFILGGVAVVGLGLVMTGWAIAYAPSTTVAISIWILAYALIGFGIGAAGTSFLALLATAVSDERKGAAATLAWLMLIAGAIAASVGSGIALKPYSPDRLMMVVPCVAIACFALSFIATWRTESRLGAVPAPSEPALGPAIRATLADPAARAFTGFVFLSILAFYLSELVLEPFAGHIHGLTPDASTKLSGGKDGASLLGMIAAGGLSTFGFGSLRFWAVAGCVISAVGLVGLGIGAALVPFTVILGLGNGLFVVGAIGSMMRLAAAQKGATGTRMGVFGASQAVAAGLAGLIATGTLDLARLTMSDATAYGVVFGLEALLFLAAAFVATRILHRPVAPQLQPGE, encoded by the coding sequence ATGCTGGGCTGGGGCGGAATCCTGCGCTTGTGTCTGGCTAATGCCGCGATTGGTGGGCTGTCGGCCTTACCCGTGAACCTCTTTAACCGCCTGATGACGGTCGAACTGGCGCTTCCTGCGCTGCTTCCCGGCTTTCTGGTGGCTTTGCACTACGCCGTGCAGCTCTCGCGCCCGGTTTGGGGCCATCGTTCAGATGCCAAGGGCGGGCGCACGCCCTTTATTCTTGGCGGCGTGGCTGTTGTTGGCCTTGGGCTGGTTATGACCGGGTGGGCTATTGCCTATGCGCCGAGCACGACCGTAGCCATCAGCATCTGGATCCTTGCCTATGCTCTCATTGGCTTTGGTATCGGTGCTGCGGGCACATCTTTCCTGGCGCTTCTGGCCACAGCTGTTTCAGATGAGCGCAAGGGTGCGGCGGCCACGTTGGCTTGGTTGATGCTGATTGCCGGGGCTATTGCGGCCTCTGTTGGGTCGGGCATTGCGCTCAAACCTTATTCACCAGACCGTCTGATGATGGTGGTGCCCTGCGTGGCCATCGCCTGTTTCGCGCTGTCCTTCATCGCCACATGGCGCACCGAAAGCCGCCTTGGCGCGGTTCCTGCGCCGTCCGAACCGGCCCTTGGTCCGGCCATTCGCGCAACCTTGGCGGATCCCGCTGCAAGGGCCTTCACCGGCTTCGTGTTCCTGTCGATCCTCGCATTCTACCTCAGTGAATTGGTGCTGGAGCCCTTTGCCGGTCACATTCACGGGCTGACACCAGACGCCTCGACCAAACTGTCCGGCGGCAAAGACGGCGCATCGCTCTTGGGGATGATCGCGGCGGGAGGCCTGTCGACCTTTGGCTTTGGAAGCCTGCGGTTCTGGGCCGTTGCTGGGTGTGTGATCTCGGCCGTGGGTCTTGTCGGACTTGGCATTGGTGCGGCCCTGGTGCCGTTTACGGTCATTCTGGGACTTGGCAACGGGCTTTTCGTGGTCGGGGCTATTGGCTCAATGATGCGTCTGGCCGCAGCGCAAAAAGGCGCCACCGGCACACGCATGGGCGTCTTTGGCGCGTCTCAGGCCGTCGCGGCGGGGCTGGCTGGCCTGATTGCCACAGGCACACTCGATTTAGCGCGTCTCACCATGTCGGATGCCACTGCCTATGGCGTGGTTTTCGGGCTTGAGGCGCTTTTGTTCTTAGCTGCTGCATTTGTAGCGACACGGATTCTTCATCGACCGGTCGCGCCGCAGCTTCAACCGGGAGAATGA
- the chlG gene encoding chlorophyll synthase ChlG has translation MSVSLNLHAERRLPQPRAMLTLIKPITWFPPIWAYLCGVVSSGTPVLSAPWLVLIGMVLAGPVVCGMSQAANDWCDRHVDAINEPYRPIPSGAIPGRWGLWIALVMSALALALGYTLGPWGFGATIFGVLAAWAYSAEPVRLKRSGIWGPGLVGLCYEGLPWFTGAAVLSAGAPSWQIAVIALLYAVGAHGIMTLNDFKALEGDRQTGVNSLPVTLGPERAARVACWVMALPQIGVIALLFAWGQVWHALAIVAVLAAQILAMRVLLSDPKGKAPWYNGTGVTLYVSGMMIAAFAIRGLV, from the coding sequence ATGAGTGTCTCATTGAATCTACACGCTGAGCGACGCTTGCCGCAGCCGCGTGCGATGTTGACGTTGATCAAGCCGATCACGTGGTTTCCACCGATCTGGGCCTATCTTTGTGGCGTCGTCTCGTCCGGAACGCCGGTTTTGTCGGCGCCGTGGCTTGTGCTTATTGGCATGGTGTTGGCCGGGCCGGTGGTTTGCGGGATGAGCCAGGCGGCCAATGATTGGTGCGACCGGCATGTGGATGCCATCAACGAACCTTACCGCCCGATCCCGTCCGGGGCCATTCCGGGGCGCTGGGGGCTTTGGATTGCTCTTGTGATGAGCGCACTTGCGCTGGCGTTGGGCTACACGTTGGGACCATGGGGTTTTGGCGCAACGATCTTTGGCGTGCTGGCGGCCTGGGCCTATTCGGCAGAGCCGGTGCGTCTCAAGCGCTCGGGCATCTGGGGGCCGGGGCTGGTTGGCCTGTGCTATGAGGGTTTGCCTTGGTTCACAGGTGCCGCTGTTTTGTCGGCTGGTGCGCCATCCTGGCAGATTGCCGTCATTGCCTTGCTCTATGCTGTTGGCGCGCATGGCATTATGACACTCAATGATTTCAAGGCTTTGGAGGGCGATCGTCAGACTGGCGTTAACTCTTTGCCCGTCACGTTGGGGCCGGAACGCGCGGCGCGCGTGGCCTGCTGGGTTATGGCGCTGCCACAGATCGGGGTTATCGCGCTTCTGTTTGCATGGGGACAGGTTTGGCATGCACTTGCTATCGTGGCTGTTCTTGCTGCGCAAATCCTGGCCATGCGTGTGCTGCTGAGCGACCCCAAGGGCAAGGCGCCGTGGTACAACGGAACCGGTGTCACGCTTTATGTCAGCGGCATGATGATTGCCGCCTTCGCCATTCGGGGGCTGGTGTGA